One Kribbella sp. NBC_00662 genomic region harbors:
- a CDS encoding ABC transporter substrate-binding protein codes for MTRVSRWGRFGAALGVAGLMLAAGCAKGTTPSSSGGAGGDIDQSAPVTITIGDRPTPDKPNDLKAFNQKIKDFMAKNPNITVKSTETSWQAQTFQAQVAGGTLPTVMNISFTEPANMIPNKQLPDITDELKLVDLTKDLNPNVLKIVQDANGRIYGVPIDVFSVGIAYNRKLFTQAGLDPDKPPTTWDEVRQYAKQISEKTGKAGYAQLTTNNTGGWMLTTMTYSMGGTVESADGKKSTFNDAPTKKALQLLKDMRWTDNSMGSRFLYNQEEVRQDFAAGKIGMVLQAPDAYDMSVKQFGMKPADFGEGALPQDGGPYGTLTGGSLKMISPKATKNEIVAALKWIKFDQFDKYTSEAVAVQDAKNTIADKGFVGRPGISPLSQETYDQYNKWREPYVNVPVKQFQGYIDSTTSLKLLPEPSNKGQEVYSLLDPVVQQVLTKKDADIDKLLSDTASKIDARLAR; via the coding sequence ATGACGAGAGTGAGCAGGTGGGGCCGGTTCGGTGCTGCCCTCGGTGTGGCCGGGCTGATGCTCGCGGCCGGTTGCGCGAAGGGCACGACGCCGTCGTCGTCCGGCGGCGCCGGCGGCGACATCGACCAGAGCGCGCCGGTGACCATCACGATCGGCGACCGGCCGACCCCTGACAAGCCGAACGACCTCAAGGCGTTCAACCAGAAGATCAAAGACTTCATGGCGAAGAACCCGAACATCACCGTGAAGTCGACCGAGACCAGCTGGCAGGCGCAGACCTTCCAGGCGCAGGTGGCCGGCGGCACGCTGCCCACGGTGATGAACATCAGCTTCACCGAGCCGGCCAACATGATCCCGAACAAGCAGCTGCCGGACATCACCGACGAGCTGAAGCTGGTCGACCTGACCAAGGACCTGAACCCGAACGTCCTGAAGATCGTCCAGGACGCCAACGGCCGGATCTACGGCGTTCCGATCGACGTGTTCTCGGTCGGCATCGCCTACAACCGCAAGCTGTTCACGCAGGCCGGCCTGGACCCGGACAAGCCGCCGACGACCTGGGACGAGGTCCGGCAGTACGCCAAGCAGATCTCGGAGAAGACCGGCAAGGCGGGGTACGCGCAGCTGACCACCAACAACACCGGTGGCTGGATGCTGACCACGATGACCTACAGCATGGGCGGCACGGTCGAGAGCGCGGACGGCAAGAAGTCCACGTTCAACGATGCGCCGACCAAGAAGGCGCTGCAGCTGCTGAAGGACATGCGCTGGACCGACAACTCGATGGGCAGCCGCTTCCTGTACAACCAGGAGGAGGTCCGCCAGGACTTCGCGGCCGGCAAGATCGGCATGGTCCTGCAGGCGCCGGACGCCTACGACATGAGCGTGAAGCAGTTCGGCATGAAGCCGGCCGACTTCGGTGAGGGCGCACTGCCGCAGGACGGCGGCCCGTACGGCACGCTGACCGGCGGCTCGCTGAAGATGATCAGCCCGAAGGCGACCAAGAACGAGATCGTCGCGGCGCTGAAGTGGATCAAGTTCGACCAGTTCGACAAGTACACCTCCGAGGCGGTCGCGGTGCAGGACGCCAAGAACACGATCGCGGACAAGGGTTTCGTCGGCCGTCCCGGTATCAGCCCGCTGAGCCAGGAGACGTACGACCAGTACAACAAGTGGCGTGAGCCGTACGTGAACGTCCCGGTCAAGCAGTTCCAGGGCTACATCGACTCGACCACGTCGCTCAAGCTGCTGCCCGAGCCGTCGAACAAGGGCCAGGAGGTTTACTCGCTGCTCGACCCGGTCGTCCAGCAGGTGCTGACCAAGAAGGACGCGGACATCGACAAGCTACTGAGCGACACCGCCTCGAAGATCGACGCACGCCTCGCGCGGTAG
- a CDS encoding enolase C-terminal domain-like protein — protein MPSNFDQPWPVRDDIRIREVKAIVTAPQGIPLVVVKIDTTEPGLYGLGCATFTQRWKAVQTFVDEHLARLLVGRYPGDIGDLTRLAGYSGYWRGGPVTNNAISGIDQALWDIAGKRAGMPVYELLGGKVRAAADTYIHASGKTIEDTIEHAQKLIAQGWRHIRLQMSTPGGGGYGAPRVPTLYPDAPYHNGWSARDYLRTTPELFAEARHALPDNIELLHDVHSRLTPKEAVLLARSLEPHRLFFLEDVLAPELWDRLPEVRAASPVPLAVGELTTSFGDAVRLIRDGGVDFIRSHVSDIGGLTPARKLADLAEISGVRTAWHGPGDTSPIGAAANVALDVSSVAFGIQEGHIYDDAVHEVFPGTLRIEDGWLRPNEAPGWGIDVDLEAAARYPAQLSGHDEWAAGVRRIDGALEAP, from the coding sequence ATGCCTTCGAACTTCGACCAACCGTGGCCCGTCCGCGACGACATCCGGATCCGCGAGGTGAAGGCGATCGTCACGGCGCCGCAAGGCATCCCGCTGGTGGTCGTGAAGATCGACACCACCGAGCCCGGCCTGTACGGGCTCGGCTGCGCCACGTTCACCCAGCGGTGGAAGGCGGTGCAGACGTTCGTCGACGAGCACCTGGCCCGGCTGCTCGTCGGCCGCTACCCGGGTGACATCGGCGATCTGACCCGACTGGCCGGGTACTCCGGTTACTGGCGCGGCGGACCGGTCACCAACAACGCGATCTCGGGTATCGACCAGGCGCTGTGGGACATCGCCGGCAAGCGCGCCGGTATGCCGGTGTACGAGCTGCTCGGCGGCAAGGTCCGTGCCGCGGCCGACACCTACATCCACGCCAGCGGCAAGACGATCGAGGACACGATCGAGCACGCGCAGAAGCTGATCGCGCAGGGCTGGCGGCACATCCGGCTGCAGATGTCCACGCCGGGCGGCGGCGGGTACGGCGCTCCGCGAGTGCCCACGCTGTACCCGGACGCGCCGTACCACAACGGCTGGTCCGCACGGGACTACCTGCGGACGACGCCGGAGCTGTTCGCCGAGGCGAGGCACGCGCTGCCGGACAACATCGAGCTGTTGCACGACGTGCACTCGCGGCTGACACCGAAGGAAGCCGTCCTGCTGGCTCGTTCGCTGGAGCCGCACCGGTTGTTCTTCCTCGAGGACGTTCTGGCACCGGAGCTGTGGGACCGGCTGCCCGAGGTCCGCGCCGCCTCGCCGGTGCCGTTGGCGGTCGGCGAGCTGACGACGTCGTTCGGCGACGCGGTCCGGCTGATCCGGGACGGCGGTGTGGACTTCATTCGATCGCATGTTTCGGATATCGGCGGTCTGACCCCGGCCCGCAAGCTGGCCGACCTGGCCGAGATCTCCGGCGTACGGACGGCCTGGCACGGGCCGGGTGACACCTCGCCGATCGGGGCCGCGGCGAACGTCGCGCTGGATGTGAGCTCTGTTGCCTTCGGCATCCAAGAGGGTCATATCTACGACGACGCCGTGCACGAGGTGTTCCCGGGGACGCTGCGGATCGAGGACGGCTGGCTGCGGCCGAACGAGGCGCCGGGCTGGGGTATCGACGTCGATCTGGAGGCGGCGGCCCGTTATCCCGCGCAACTGTCCGGGCACGACGAGTGGGCAGCCGGCGTACGACGCATCGACGGAGCGCTCGAAGCACCGTAA
- a CDS encoding DUF4185 domain-containing protein: MMKRSTFLRAALGTGVLAAVPSGAFAGTQAVLTNKVADLTGPGLTDRFRMAATDLGIPARTPDGRLLFMFGDTFEQPAVGGGWWRSPVALWSTTTDLNSGVQWSGAVGGDAAQQLWDYPHDNPTFSTVLPSDVITIGGSMYLHAMVNKGLGNVVWTEIWRSDNSGASWYHTGAKFDPNIDGGLFQLLTWGLGNDGYVYVYSTGFQRDKPIILKRVRADQIANPAAYEPWGYRDGVWAWGNPATPILTGSFGEMSLRPLGGKWVLTWFNAGDYRIDGIIMDTPTSNLYTAYRQTLIYGGAWGSEDDNHVAQLYGGYVIPGSTLSDMHLSVSQWNTANGWPYRVMQFRIRGFG, from the coding sequence ATGATGAAGCGATCCACGTTCCTGCGCGCCGCGCTCGGTACCGGCGTACTGGCAGCCGTACCGTCCGGAGCCTTCGCCGGCACCCAGGCCGTGCTGACGAACAAGGTGGCCGATCTGACCGGCCCTGGCCTGACCGACCGGTTCCGGATGGCGGCGACCGACCTCGGCATTCCGGCGCGTACGCCGGACGGGCGGCTGTTGTTCATGTTCGGGGACACGTTCGAGCAGCCGGCCGTCGGTGGAGGCTGGTGGCGGTCACCGGTCGCGTTGTGGTCGACCACGACAGATCTGAACAGCGGCGTGCAGTGGTCGGGCGCCGTCGGGGGAGATGCGGCGCAGCAGTTGTGGGACTACCCGCACGACAATCCGACGTTCTCGACCGTGCTGCCGTCGGACGTGATCACGATCGGCGGGTCGATGTACCTGCACGCGATGGTGAACAAGGGCCTCGGCAACGTGGTCTGGACGGAGATCTGGCGATCGGACAACTCGGGTGCGAGCTGGTACCACACCGGCGCGAAGTTCGACCCGAACATCGACGGCGGACTGTTTCAGCTGCTCACGTGGGGGCTCGGGAACGACGGGTACGTGTACGTCTACTCGACCGGTTTCCAGCGTGACAAGCCGATCATCCTCAAGCGCGTCCGTGCCGACCAGATCGCGAACCCGGCGGCGTACGAACCGTGGGGGTATCGCGACGGGGTCTGGGCCTGGGGCAACCCGGCGACGCCGATCCTGACCGGGAGCTTCGGCGAGATGAGCCTGCGCCCGCTGGGCGGCAAGTGGGTCCTGACCTGGTTCAACGCCGGCGACTACCGCATCGACGGCATCATCATGGACACGCCGACCTCCAACCTGTACACGGCGTACCGCCAGACGCTGATCTACGGCGGCGCGTGGGGCTCGGAGGACGACAACCACGTGGCCCAGTTGTACGGCGGGTATGTCATCCCGGGATCCACTCTGTCGGACATGCACCTGTCCGTCAGCCAGTGGAACACCGCGAACGGCTGGCCGTACCGCGTGATGCAGTTCCGCATCCGCGGCTTCGGCTAG
- a CDS encoding VOC family protein encodes MPNPVVHFEIIGIYPARLREYYAELFGWSYAVGDTVSGEVSEAGQYGFVEASVAGLNGGVGGGASLRAKVLFYVGVDDVEAALEHAEALRGRRVFGPDGVPGKLMVGQFTDPEGNLIGVAGPA; translated from the coding sequence ATGCCGAACCCAGTTGTGCACTTCGAGATCATCGGGATCTATCCGGCCCGGCTGCGGGAGTACTACGCGGAGCTGTTCGGATGGAGCTACGCGGTCGGCGACACCGTGTCCGGTGAGGTGTCCGAGGCCGGCCAGTACGGGTTTGTGGAGGCGTCCGTCGCCGGACTGAACGGTGGCGTCGGCGGTGGCGCCTCGCTGCGGGCGAAGGTGCTGTTCTACGTCGGGGTCGACGACGTCGAAGCCGCGCTGGAACATGCCGAGGCGCTCCGCGGACGGCGGGTGTTCGGACCGGACGGCGTGCCCGGAAAGTTGATGGTGGGCCAGTTCACCGACCCAGAGGGCAACCTGATCGGGGTCGCCGGACCGGCGTAA
- a CDS encoding ROK family transcriptional regulator codes for MNDLTELRRAGANQYDLGSFNEAVIIETIRLAGIISRTEISRRTGLTQQSVSRILRILLQQGLLVEEAQERAERLGKPRTPVRMRSNAAHAVGIHIDPELLTVAVVDLDGKIVRRETVDLADGLEAGKLIDLTAATVSAALSISQVDPASMLGVGVAVPGPIDTDGSLLALPLQPAWRGLKIRKLLQERLNHPVLVEKDGTAAAIGERWIGRSARARDFAYLYLGTGVGSGLILNGSIYRGGSANAGEFGQIAALRMGEWDPEDGPRMVPECNPTASLPVIAAEFGYVETDPGATDEAKRYKAVCKAAADGDVAAVKAVTQVARVVGQGAVGLVDLLDIDLVVLGGPAYMKEVSEIFLTEIGRAVNAHPVARETRPVAVEESMLQTDAAAVGAASTIFHDAFTPRVSGSSQARRLPK; via the coding sequence ATGAACGACCTGACGGAGCTGCGCCGTGCAGGCGCGAACCAGTACGACCTGGGCTCGTTCAACGAGGCCGTGATCATCGAGACGATCCGGCTGGCCGGCATCATCAGCCGGACCGAGATCTCCCGCCGGACCGGTCTCACCCAGCAGTCCGTGTCGCGGATCCTGCGCATCCTCCTCCAGCAGGGCCTGCTGGTGGAGGAGGCGCAGGAGCGCGCCGAACGGCTCGGGAAGCCGCGCACCCCGGTGCGGATGCGGTCGAACGCCGCGCACGCGGTCGGCATCCACATCGACCCGGAGCTGCTCACGGTCGCGGTCGTCGACCTGGACGGCAAGATCGTCCGGCGCGAGACCGTCGATCTCGCCGACGGTCTCGAGGCGGGCAAGCTGATCGATCTGACCGCGGCGACAGTGTCCGCGGCGTTGAGTATCAGCCAGGTCGATCCCGCTTCGATGCTCGGCGTCGGCGTCGCCGTACCAGGGCCGATCGACACCGACGGGTCGCTGCTCGCGCTGCCGCTGCAGCCCGCCTGGCGCGGGCTGAAGATCCGGAAGCTGTTGCAGGAGCGGTTGAACCACCCGGTGCTCGTGGAGAAGGACGGTACTGCGGCCGCGATCGGCGAGCGCTGGATCGGGCGGTCGGCCCGGGCACGCGACTTCGCGTACCTGTACCTCGGTACGGGCGTCGGCAGCGGACTGATCCTGAACGGGTCGATCTATCGCGGCGGCTCGGCCAACGCCGGCGAGTTCGGGCAGATCGCCGCGCTGCGGATGGGGGAGTGGGACCCGGAGGACGGGCCGCGGATGGTGCCCGAGTGCAACCCGACGGCGTCGCTGCCGGTGATCGCGGCGGAGTTCGGGTACGTCGAGACCGATCCGGGCGCGACCGACGAGGCCAAGCGGTACAAGGCGGTGTGCAAGGCGGCCGCGGACGGCGATGTGGCTGCGGTGAAGGCGGTCACCCAGGTGGCGCGGGTGGTCGGGCAGGGCGCGGTCGGGCTGGTCGACCTCCTCGATATCGATCTCGTGGTGCTCGGCGGACCGGCGTACATGAAGGAGGTCTCGGAGATCTTCCTGACCGAGATCGGGCGTGCCGTGAACGCGCATCCGGTCGCTCGGGAGACGCGTCCGGTGGCCGTCGAGGAGTCGATGTTGCAGACCGACGCGGCCGCTGTCGGGGCGGCGTCGACGATCTTCCACGACGCCTTCACCCCTCGCGTGTCGGGCTCCAGCCAGGCACGTAGGCTGCCGAAGTGA
- a CDS encoding MarR family winged helix-turn-helix transcriptional regulator, with the protein MNTVDALVQLSFQIQRILAAVGAEHDLSIIQIRLLGILRDRQPGMLELGQHLGLDKSSITGLVSRAEKRGLVRRTPSPHDGRGVLVALTPAGRRLAEDGEMQITRRITELTKALNATQRKQFTQLASVLINP; encoded by the coding sequence ATGAACACGGTGGACGCCCTCGTGCAGCTGTCCTTCCAGATCCAGCGCATCCTCGCCGCGGTCGGCGCCGAGCACGACCTGTCGATCATCCAGATCCGGCTGCTCGGGATCCTTCGCGACCGGCAGCCCGGCATGCTCGAGCTCGGCCAGCACCTCGGCCTCGACAAATCCTCGATCACCGGCCTGGTCTCCCGCGCGGAGAAGCGCGGACTGGTCCGTCGCACGCCGTCGCCGCACGACGGTCGCGGCGTTCTCGTCGCGCTCACGCCGGCCGGCAGGCGCCTCGCCGAGGACGGCGAAATGCAGATCACCCGACGCATCACGGAACTGACCAAGGCTTTGAACGCGACCCAGCGGAAGCAGTTCACTCAGCTGGCGTCCGTGCTAATCAACCCTTGA
- a CDS encoding GNAT family N-acetyltransferase, with protein MIEARSLTPDVQLRIATLDDAPALADAQVRSREHLRPWEPVRTEKWFTTAGQVERMTYQLERYKNGLVVPWVLVEGDRIVGAITLSDLVPGPFRSAALGYWLAVDAVGRGLATRAVEAVAEIADAELQLHRIEASTLTGNVASQRVLDRTGFKQIGMAPTYLHIDGRWQDCNLYQRILNNREPGA; from the coding sequence GTGATCGAAGCCCGCTCGCTGACGCCCGACGTACAACTCCGGATCGCCACGCTCGACGACGCCCCTGCTCTTGCCGACGCGCAGGTCCGCAGCCGCGAGCATCTCCGGCCGTGGGAGCCGGTGCGGACCGAGAAATGGTTCACGACGGCGGGTCAGGTCGAGCGGATGACGTACCAGCTCGAGCGCTACAAGAACGGCCTGGTCGTGCCGTGGGTGCTCGTGGAAGGTGATCGGATCGTCGGTGCGATCACCTTGAGCGACCTGGTCCCCGGTCCGTTCCGCAGCGCGGCGCTCGGCTACTGGCTGGCCGTCGATGCAGTCGGCCGCGGCCTGGCCACGCGAGCCGTCGAGGCAGTCGCCGAGATCGCGGACGCCGAGCTGCAGCTCCACCGCATCGAGGCAAGCACACTGACCGGCAACGTCGCCTCGCAACGCGTCCTCGACCGCACCGGCTTCAAGCAGATCGGGATGGCGCCGACGTACCTCCACATCGACGGCCGTTGGCAGGACTGCAACCTCTACCAACGCATCCTGAACAACCGCGAGCCCGGCGCCTAG
- a CDS encoding NAD-dependent epimerase/dehydratase family protein: protein MSELNGRRVLVTGAAGRIGLVTVEHLNDLGAKVTALSNVEHPDLKADRVLIGDTRSETDVARALEGAEYVVHLAALAHPSAGTPYDVYSINVVSTFNVLAQAGALGIDRAVIASSINATGVPFNPHEIRQPYFPWDEKAPTDVGDWYSLSKQNDENTARMVWRRWGIDVVSFRFPHVNSPDVLERMAENARVKPGSGLREAWSYLDTRDSAYAVELGLTAALSGAHTFFVAADTTVAPYATEDLLDAFAPDVPRSRRFVGREVPIDLTAIRTVLGFRAKHELDLPTLPLEL from the coding sequence GTGAGTGAACTGAACGGCCGGCGCGTGCTGGTCACGGGGGCCGCCGGCCGGATCGGGCTGGTCACGGTCGAGCACCTGAACGACCTGGGTGCAAAGGTGACCGCCCTGTCGAACGTCGAGCACCCGGACCTGAAGGCGGACCGGGTGCTGATCGGCGACACCCGCTCCGAGACCGACGTGGCCCGGGCGCTGGAGGGCGCGGAGTACGTCGTCCATCTGGCGGCGCTCGCCCACCCGTCGGCGGGCACGCCGTACGACGTGTACTCGATCAACGTCGTGTCGACGTTCAACGTGCTCGCGCAGGCCGGTGCCCTCGGCATCGACCGGGCGGTGATCGCGAGCAGCATCAACGCGACCGGCGTTCCGTTCAACCCGCACGAGATCCGCCAGCCGTACTTCCCGTGGGACGAGAAGGCGCCGACCGACGTCGGCGACTGGTACTCGCTGTCCAAGCAGAACGACGAGAACACCGCGCGGATGGTCTGGCGCCGGTGGGGGATCGACGTGGTCTCGTTCCGGTTCCCGCATGTGAACTCGCCGGACGTGCTGGAGCGGATGGCGGAGAATGCCAGGGTGAAGCCGGGCAGCGGTCTGCGGGAGGCCTGGAGCTATCTGGACACCCGGGACTCGGCGTACGCCGTCGAGCTCGGGCTGACCGCGGCGTTGTCCGGGGCGCACACGTTCTTCGTCGCCGCGGACACCACCGTCGCGCCGTACGCGACCGAGGACCTGCTCGACGCGTTCGCGCCGGACGTGCCGCGCTCGCGGCGGTTCGTCGGGCGCGAGGTGCCGATCGACCTGACCGCCATCCGGACCGTGCTCGGCTTCCGCGCCAAACACGAGCTGGACCTACCGACTCTTCCTCTGGAGCTCTGA
- a CDS encoding carbohydrate ABC transporter permease, producing the protein MFQQRTQKSSRSVATWYRSGGLSSIFFALPLVLIFLYFSWGPIVRGLVLSFQKNNLVTPAEWVGWSNFSYVLTDPQLPQAALNTLYFAFLALIFGFPVPLFLAVFISELRKTGWLYNVLSYLPAVVPPVAAILLWTFFYDPSGAGVFNSILGWFGIGPFAWLNSQTLAMPAIVLEATWAGAGATSIIYLAALTGVRTELYEAAELDGAGIWSRVWHVTLPQIRGIILIMMLLQLIGTFQVFTEPFLFTGGGPNNATMTVLLLIYRYAFVNGDFGAATALSVLLAAVLCGLSVVYHFVTRRWSTT; encoded by the coding sequence ATGTTCCAGCAAAGAACCCAGAAGTCGAGCCGGAGCGTTGCCACCTGGTACCGCTCCGGCGGGCTCAGCAGCATCTTCTTCGCGCTGCCCCTGGTACTGATCTTCCTGTACTTCTCCTGGGGCCCGATCGTCCGCGGACTGGTGCTCAGCTTCCAGAAGAACAACCTGGTCACCCCGGCCGAGTGGGTCGGCTGGTCGAACTTCAGCTACGTGCTGACCGACCCGCAGCTCCCGCAGGCGGCGCTCAACACGCTCTACTTCGCCTTCCTGGCGCTGATCTTCGGCTTCCCGGTGCCCTTGTTCCTGGCCGTGTTCATCAGCGAGCTGCGCAAGACCGGCTGGCTGTACAACGTGCTCTCGTACCTGCCGGCCGTCGTACCGCCGGTGGCCGCGATCCTGTTGTGGACGTTCTTCTACGATCCGAGCGGTGCGGGCGTCTTCAACTCGATCCTCGGCTGGTTCGGGATCGGGCCGTTCGCCTGGCTGAACTCGCAGACCCTGGCGATGCCGGCCATCGTGCTCGAGGCGACCTGGGCCGGCGCGGGCGCCACCTCGATCATCTACCTGGCGGCGCTGACCGGCGTACGCACGGAGTTGTACGAGGCGGCCGAGCTCGACGGGGCCGGGATCTGGAGCCGGGTCTGGCACGTCACGCTGCCGCAGATCCGCGGAATCATCCTGATCATGATGCTGCTGCAGCTGATCGGGACGTTCCAGGTGTTCACCGAGCCGTTCCTGTTCACCGGCGGCGGCCCGAACAACGCCACGATGACCGTGCTGCTGCTGATCTACCGGTACGCGTTCGTCAACGGAGACTTCGGCGCCGCGACCGCGCTCAGCGTGCTGCTCGCCGCGGTCCTGTGCGGACTGTCGGTCGTCTACCACTTCGTCACCCGCCGCTGGAGTACGACATGA
- a CDS encoding carbohydrate ABC transporter permease, whose protein sequence is MSISERGIISTADRQRGLIRYGLPAIQVLIFIAVAIAGVGPLLWLLKSGVSTSQDILSGPMQMWPSGIQLKNIPDAWNRVQIGAYLGNTAFIAIGSMISTLFVCTTGAFVLSILRPKWGPVVTGAVLATLFLPGVISLVPLYMTVLKMPLLGISLQNTFWAVWLPSAAGAFNVLVMKRYFDSIPRELIEAARIDGASNLRLFTALILPLSKPIVGVVALLTVIGSWKDYLWPLLVLPDPTLQPISVALPRVQKTTEISLQMSALFLAVLIPVVLFLLFQKQFLRGVGMAGGIKE, encoded by the coding sequence ATGAGCATCTCGGAACGCGGAATCATCTCCACAGCCGACCGGCAACGCGGACTGATCCGCTACGGCCTGCCGGCGATCCAGGTGCTGATCTTCATCGCGGTCGCGATCGCCGGCGTCGGTCCGTTGCTCTGGCTGCTCAAGTCCGGTGTCTCGACCAGTCAGGACATCCTCAGCGGCCCGATGCAGATGTGGCCGTCGGGCATCCAGCTGAAGAACATCCCCGACGCCTGGAACCGCGTCCAGATCGGCGCGTACCTCGGCAACACCGCGTTCATCGCGATCGGCTCGATGATCTCGACGCTGTTCGTCTGTACGACGGGCGCGTTCGTGCTCAGCATCCTGCGGCCGAAATGGGGCCCGGTCGTCACCGGCGCCGTCCTCGCCACGCTGTTCCTGCCCGGTGTCATCTCGCTGGTGCCGCTCTACATGACGGTGCTGAAGATGCCGCTGCTCGGGATCAGCCTGCAGAACACGTTCTGGGCGGTCTGGCTGCCGTCGGCGGCCGGCGCGTTCAACGTGCTGGTGATGAAGCGGTACTTCGACTCGATCCCGCGCGAGCTGATCGAGGCCGCCCGGATCGACGGCGCGAGCAACCTGCGGCTGTTCACGGCGCTGATCCTGCCGCTGTCCAAGCCGATCGTCGGCGTCGTCGCCCTGCTCACGGTGATCGGGTCCTGGAAGGACTACCTCTGGCCGCTGCTCGTGCTGCCGGACCCGACGCTGCAGCCGATCTCGGTCGCCCTCCCGCGGGTGCAGAAGACCACCGAGATCTCACTGCAGATGAGCGCCCTGTTCCTCGCGGTTCTGATACCTGTGGTGTTGTTCTTGTTGTTCCAGAAACAGTTCCTGCGCGGCGTGGGGATGGCGGGAGGAATCAAAGAGTGA
- a CDS encoding alpha/beta fold hydrolase: MDRSTSMYVDGTYYEELGAGEAVLLLHGGGGTVESWAAQAPALASQYRVLIPERRGHGRTADVDGPVSMEIFAADTAAFIEAVGLGPAHVIGWSDGGKVGMNLALSRPELVRKLVLIGTELTHAGGTAANQALLEPAGLEFLAGAFRPQYDALSPDGPAHFDVVFAKWVQMWKTVPDIEPATLTALPMPVLLIQGDDDCVRFEHTAEVARAIPDAQVAVVPGTSHGLPLEKPDLVNRLLMDFLADPQSPKFLPLGDLNP, from the coding sequence GTGGATCGTTCGACGTCCATGTATGTCGATGGGACGTATTACGAGGAGCTCGGAGCGGGCGAGGCCGTCTTGTTGCTGCACGGTGGGGGAGGGACCGTGGAGAGTTGGGCGGCGCAGGCGCCGGCGTTGGCTTCGCAGTACCGGGTGTTGATCCCGGAGCGGCGTGGGCACGGGCGGACCGCGGATGTCGACGGGCCGGTGTCGATGGAGATCTTCGCTGCGGACACGGCCGCATTCATCGAGGCGGTGGGGCTCGGGCCGGCGCATGTGATCGGCTGGAGTGACGGCGGCAAGGTGGGAATGAATCTCGCGCTGTCCCGGCCGGAGCTGGTTCGCAAGCTCGTGCTGATCGGCACCGAGTTGACCCACGCCGGCGGGACCGCGGCCAACCAGGCCCTGCTCGAGCCTGCCGGCCTGGAGTTCCTCGCCGGGGCCTTCCGCCCGCAGTACGACGCGCTCTCGCCCGACGGCCCCGCGCACTTCGACGTCGTCTTCGCCAAATGGGTGCAGATGTGGAAGACCGTCCCCGACATCGAGCCGGCCACCCTGACGGCCCTGCCGATGCCGGTCCTGCTCATTCAGGGCGACGACGACTGCGTCCGGTTCGAACACACCGCGGAAGTGGCCCGCGCGATCCCGGACGCCCAGGTGGCCGTTGTGCCGGGGACTTCGCACGGGCTGCCGCTGGAGAAGCCGGACCTGGTGAACCGGCTCCTGATGGACTTCCTGGCCGATCCGCAGTCGCCGAAGTTCCTCCCGCTGGGTGATCTGAACCCCTGA